From Amphiura filiformis chromosome 20, Afil_fr2py, whole genome shotgun sequence, a single genomic window includes:
- the LOC140143085 gene encoding melanopsin-like, whose protein sequence is MQDALLDPGIGRNDTDVDPPLRDDIATVLTFQERIIVSTLTVLITTSGIIGNGIVIMCILLSSRLRTVCNAFVLNLCIADLITCLTGPIMVVAFLSTDGWKLPPVLCASVGFSTVTCIGCSVYTLTTIALNRLAIIRSSRGLYSSIYSPIKLAFIISLTWFVPLLIASLPPVFGIGRFGYDKRFSSCTWDPLHPLSRIYSLLLGVVFYPGPLLIILVCYSFIFCKIHKHSRTVVTSVEQVQLSVSKSSRCGETSVNSEVTEQVSQGLSQRQIEVTCNMFLVVIAFIVCFTPYGVSLMATESDEFIVYGAMILLSNSCINPIIYSIKHPEFKLVMRHVIKCRFNDIP, encoded by the coding sequence ATGCAGGACGCACTTTTGGATCCGGGAATCGGTAGGAATGACACCGATGTAGACCCGCCATTACGAGATGACATTGCGACTGTTTTAACTTTCCAGGAGCGGATTATAGTGTCGACCCTGACAGTGCTTATTACAACTTCAGGAATCATTGGTAATGGAATTGTAATAATGTGTATTTTGCTTTCAAGCAGACTCCGGACGGTTTGCAACGCATTTGTGTTAAACCTTTGCATAGCGGACTTAATCACTTGCCTTACAGGACCAATTATGGTTGTCGCTTTCTTATCTACTGATGGTTGGAAGCTACCTCCTGTTTTATGCGCAAGTGTTGGATTCTCCACTGTAACATGCATCGGTTGCAGTGTCTATACTTTAACAACCATCGCTCTCAATCGCCTTGCCATTATCAGGTCATCACGAGGTTTGTACTCAAGTATCTATAGCCCGATAAAACTTGCCTTCATCATCAGTCTCACATGGTTTGTACCCCTGCTCATTGCATCTTTACCGCCTGTATTTGGTATCGGAAGATTCGGTTATGATAAGCGTTTCAGCTCTTGTACGTGGGATCCACTACATCCTCTTTCCCGAATATATAGTTTACTCCTAGGCGTCGTTTTCTATCCAGGACCCCTTCTGATCATCCTGGTGTGTTACAGTTTTATATTCTGCAAAATTCACAAACACAGCCGTACTGTTGTCACATCTGTCGAACAGGTGCAGTTGTCGGTTAGTAAATCCAGCAGATGTGGAGAGACATCGGTAAATAGTGAGGTCACTGAGCAAGTTTCCCAAGGGTTGTCGCAAAGACAAATTGAAGTGACCTGTAATATGTTCCTGGTTGTAATCGCCTTCATTGTTTGTTTCACTCCTTATGGAGTGTCTTTGATGGCAACTGAAAGCGACGAATTTATAGTATATGGTGCTATGATTCTTTTAAGTAATTCCTGCATTAATCCAATAATTTATTCTATCAAACACCCTGAGTTTAAGTTAGTAATGAGACATGTCATTAAATGCCGATTTAACGATATTCCATAA
- the LOC140142429 gene encoding cholinesterase-like: protein MAFFKSQLFIYLCIISQTVSQPIVTVEQGDILGKTVHFQDDFVGMSKDVDIFEGVPYAEPPTGLNRLMPPIPKGKWNGLYNATYIRDICPQYNSEAEGFSQSEDCLHLNVYVSNPMPIGAPVMVFIHGGGFDTGFSYYFNGIPLAAVGDVIMVTIAYRIGPFGFLTTGSYGPSFILINDNSYLPVMFVMLIVTGDEHFSGNYGMLDQVEALRWIKTNVRAFGGDENSITIFGESAGASSVSAHLFSKLSRNLFDRAILESGSIFSPWAFHEDLDPQREVAFHLGAELGCSVIDSVELLQCLREADAIDIQQKAASLGFDGRVYVDGVFLTEHPYTMLMNSDFKKCPIIHGANKDEGALYVFVYTDGLSYNSTESPFISAEEFDNALRTRVSGYKNDLIIDSFKTQYVDWSNADDAHADYYNAYNNILSDDKFRCPSSLELRAHASAAAFDVYQYFFTHHPSKSNLFWFEDTWPKWMGATHTEELQFVFGFPFDPPFYFEGYTYPQEEKQLAYNVLKYWTNFAKTGNPNQESSTPPPYSDHRSWPAFTIPELQYKELAVNLTSGRALQVDVCHFWNNYLPKLRTFSADLVETERTWREEFYTWKYTDMTDWRNAFDEYNELVNGFKPT from the exons ATGGCGTTCTTTAAAAGTCAACTATTCATATATCTGTGCATTATCTCCCAGACTGTATCACAGCCTATTGTGACTGTAGAGCAGGGGGATATATTAGGGAAAACCGTGCATTTTCAAGACGACTTTGTTGGTATGAGTAAAGATGTCGACATATTCGAAGGTGTACCCTATGCTGAACCACCAACTGGACTAAATAGACTGATGCCGCCGATTCCAAAGGGCAAATGGAATGGTTTATATAACGCAACTTACATAAGGGATATATGCCCTCAATATAATTCAGAAGCCGAGGGATTTTCTCAGAGTGAAGATTGTCTTCATCTGAATGTTTATGTTAGCAATCCTATG CCAATAGGAGCACCTGTAATGGTGTTCATACACGGCGGAGGTTTTGATACtggattttcttattatttcAATGGCATTCCATTAGCAGCTGTGGGTGACGTCATCATGGTAACGATTGCTTATCGTATTGGTCCATTTGGATTTCTTACAACCGGTTCGTATGGCCCTTCATTCATATTGAT AAATGACAACTCCTACCTACCAGTTATGTTTGTTATGCTTATTGTTACAGGTGATGAACATTTTTCAGGCAATTATGGGATGTTAGACCAAGTAGAAGCTTTGAGATGGATAAAAACTAATGTTCGAG CTTTTGGTGGTGACGAAAATAGCAttaccatttttggagaaagcgcCGGAGCTTCCAGCGTATCTGCTCATTTGTTTTCTAAATTAAGTAGGAATTTATTTGACAGAGCTATATTAGAG agTGGAAGTATTTTCTCTCCATGGGCTTTTCATGAAGATCTTGACCCACAACGCGAGGTTGCATTTCATCTTGGTGCTGAGTTGGGCTGTTCTGTTATTGACAGTGTTgaacttttacaatgtttacgaGAGGCCGATGCAATTGACATTCAACAGAAAGCTGCATCG CTTGGGTTTGATGGCAGAGTTTACGTAGACGGTGTATTTTTAACAGAACATCCCTATACAATGCTTATGAATAGtgatttcaagaaatgtccgatAATTCACGGAGCTAATAAGGACGAGGGCGCCCTCTATGTTTTTGTTTACACTGATGGCCTTAGCTACAACAGCACCGAGTCACCTTTCATCTCTGCTGAGGAATTTGACAATGCGTTGCGAACACGTGTCTCAGGTTACAAGAATGATCTGATAATAGACAGTTTTAAAACGCAATATGTTGACTGGTCAAATGCAGATGACGCACATGCAGATTATTACAACGCTTATAACAACATTCTAAGTGATGACAAATTTAGATGCCCAAGTTCTCTGGAGCTTAGAGCGCATGCGTCTGCTGCAGCTTTTGATGTCTATCAATACTTCTTTACGCATCATCCGAGCAAGTCCAACCTTTTCTGGTTTGAGGACACATGGCCAAAGTGGATGGGTGCGACGCACACTGAGGAGCTACAATTTGTGTTTGGGTTTCCATTTGATCCACCATTTTATTTCGAAGGTTACACTTATCCACAAGAGGAAAAACAACTGGCATATAATGTCTTAAAATACTGGACTAATTTCGCTAAGACAGG GAATCCCAATCAGGAATCCTCAACACCTCCGCCGTATTCTGACCACCGCAGCTGGCCTGCATTCACCATTCCTGAGTTGCAGTATAAAGAACTAGCCGTAAACCTGACATCTGGTAGAGCTTTGCAAGTCGATGTCTGTCACTTCTGGAATAACTATCTTCCTAAACTTCGGACTTTCTCAG CTGATTTGGTAGAGACCGAACGTACATGGCGTGAAGAATTCTACACATGGAAGTACACGGATATGACCGATTGGAGGAATGCTTTCGATGAATATAACGAACTTGTTAATGGATTCAAGCCAACATAA
- the LOC140142431 gene encoding cholinesterase-like, with the protein MAGIYYRYTETLCIIALIAVVNSQPIVDVEQGSILGKTERFTDEFLGINKDIDMFLGIPYAEPPLGERRFSPPIAKESWGDDIYNATYQREVCMQYVFEAIFFEVSEDCLFMNIFVPNPAPSAAPVMVFIHGGGFDTGNNNLHSGISLAALGDVIVIFINYRLGPFGFLTTALGGDSNQVTILGQSAGAASVSSHLFSKYSRDLYKQVILLSGSILSPWAFHHNIEDQRQRTYELAAEVGCTQTDNTELMKCLRRIRASVINRAAYDVSKIMKIN; encoded by the exons atggCAGGTATATATTACAGATACACAGAAACTTTatgcattattgctttaattgcaGTAGTTAATTCTCAGCCAATCGTAGATGTTGAACAAGGCAGTATTCTGGGTAAAACGGAACGTTTTACAGATGAGTTTCTTGGAATCAATAAAGATATCGATATGTTTCTAGGTATTCCATATGCGGAACCACCACTAGGAGAAAGACGCTTTAGTCCACCTATAGCTAAAGAGTCATGGGGTGATGATATTTATAATGCAACATACCAACGTGAAGTATGTATGCAATATGTTTTTGAAGCTATTTTCTTCGAAGTCAGTGAGGATTGTCTATTCATGAATATATTTGTTCCTAATCCTGCG CCATCAGCAGCACCTGTTATGGTTTTCATTCATGGTGGAGGCTTCGATACTGGTAACAATAATCTTCACAGTGGCATATCATTGGCTGCATTAGGTGACGTCATAGTGATATTTATTAACTATCGACTCGGACCATTTGGTTTTCTTACAACAG CTCTTGGCGGTGATTCCAATCAAGTGACTATCTTAGGACAGAGCGCGGGTGCTGCAAGCGTGTCATCTCATCTGTTTTCTAAATACAGTCGCGATTTGTACAAGCAAGTGATACTCCTG AGTGGTAGTATATTATCTCCATGGGCATTCCATCATAATATAGAAGATCAACGTCAACGTACATATGAGCTGGCTGCTGAGGTGGGATGTACACAGACTGATAATACTGAATTGATGAAATGTTTGCGAAGGATTAGAGCATCGGTAATAAATCGAGCTGCGTACGATGTaagtaaaatcatgaaaataaattgA